A window from Oreochromis aureus strain Israel breed Guangdong linkage group 16, ZZ_aureus, whole genome shotgun sequence encodes these proteins:
- the LOC116316557 gene encoding granzyme B-like, translated as MICCIIFIFLQVSLTGAAESGIVGGREAKPHSRPYMASLQYQDQHSCGGILIREDFVLTAAHCKGPYTVVLGAHDISKKEKSQQRIKVAKYYPHPKFNGNYDYDIMLLKLEKNATLNKYVKTTGLPKKNGKIPANIKCYVAGWGRTGKNMPASNVLKEATEKMQFSNECKSIWQAFFNSNQMICTKFTKKDGGVCQGDSGGPLICNKMSQGLTAFTLADDCNNPKYPHVYTKINFFIPWIKEKMKG; from the exons ATGATCTGCTGCATCATATTCATCTTTCTACAAGTCTCCCTCACAG GGGCTGCTGAGAGTGGTATAGTTGGTGGCAGGGAGGCAAAACCCCATTCCAGACCTTACATGGCATCACTTCAGTATCAAGACCAACATTCATGTGGTGGGATACTAATCCGGGAGGACTTTGTTCTAACGGCAGCACACTGCAA AGGTCCTTACACAGTGGTGCTTGGAGCACATGACATTAGCAAGAAAGAGAAAAGTCAACAACGCATCAAAGTGGCCAAGTATTACCCTCATCCAAAATTCAACGGGAACTACGATTATGACATCATGTTGCTTAAG TTAGAAAAGAATGCCACACTGAATAAGTATGTGAAGACCACCGGACTACCTAAGAAGAATGGAAAAATACCCgccaatattaaatgttatgtGGCTGGCTGGGGTCGGACTGGAAAAAATATGCCTGCCTCAAATGTTCTAAAGGAAGCCACAGAGAAGATGCAATTCAGTAATGagtgcaaaagtatttggcaaGCATTTTTTAATTCTAATCAAATGATATGCACCAAGTTTACCAAGAAGGATGGAGGAGTTTGCCAG ggcGATTCTGGTGGACCACTTATTTGCAACAAGATGTCTCAAGGTTTAACAGCTTTTACTTTGGCAGATGATTGTAATAATCCAAAATATCCTCATGTCTACACTAAAATTAATTTCTTCATTCCCTGGATCAAGGAAAAAATGAAAGGATAG
- the LOC120433439 gene encoding serine/threonine-protein kinase pim-2-like → MLKLAAEADGSVGTSAPVSLLEWFDFGRELILVMERPVPAVDLDKYIEENGGFLPEDKAKVILKQLVDAAKHLEDKHIFHRDIKSENILIETGSDVPRVRIIDFGLSCFVKERSLYRVFYGTDIYSPPEWYRRSCYRCGPTTVWQMGVVLYEALHVGDFNTTSFLKKRLKFKSRLSKRCRDFLDACLTRVPEMRPTLEDLQHHAWLR, encoded by the exons ATGCTGAAGCTTGCAGCTGAAGCAGATGGATCAGTGGGAACATCAGCCCCAGTGTCTCTGCTGGAGTGGTTTGACTTTGGCAGAGAGCTGATCCTGGTGATGGAGAGACCTGTCCCCGCTGTGGACCTGGATAAATACATAGAAGAAAATGGAGGATTTTTACCAGAGGACAAGGCCAAG GTCATTCTGAAGCAGCTGGTTGATGCTGCGAAGCACCTGGAGGATAAACACATCTTTCACCGGGACATCAAGAGTGAGAACATTCTAATTGAGACCGGCTCAGATGTACCGCGTGTTCGTATCATCGACTTTGGACTGAGCTGCTTTGTTAAGGAGCGGTCGCTGTACCGCGTCTTCTATG GTACAGACATTTACTCCCCTCCCGAGTGGTACAGGCGCAGTTGCTACAGGTGTGGACCCACCACGGTATGGCAAATGGGAGTGGTTCTGTACGAAGCGCTTCATGTGGGGGACTTTAACACCACGAGCTTCCTCAAAAAGCGCCTGAAATTCAAAAGCCGTCTGTCTAAAC GCTGCCGGGATTTCTTGGACGCGTGTTTAACCAGAGTCCCAGAGATGCGGCCGACGCTGGAGGACCTCCAGCATCACGCTTGGCTGAGATAa
- the LOC116316554 gene encoding CD276 antigen homolog produces the protein MFCSLLLNKRLTKMLTLFLLFFSLMIVGNATLVYVNTTITDSAVLECSIQNKNITDWSNVRFYWQDNRDFVLYSYNEGKKMAEHVNDYYKHRVTAFPQDIIRGNISIILKNLTLEDNGRTFWAFAAVLDGSVMKRYHLEHTQICQVTLQIGVPYQNPMLDVNMETMTAVCTTQGGFPAPEIQWVLLNNSSHQSVESRNIQTTTMQNYHDRLYSFHSTLPIPAGPHKAVSCHIHNPTLNRTMTATHTLNKGAGVTSSPECLISAAVFLLTALHWL, from the exons ATGTTTTGCTCGCTGCTCTTAAACAAAAGGCTCACAAAAATGTTGAccctatttttactttttttcagtCTCATGATCG tgGGTAATGCAACACTGGTGTATGTTAACACCACTATCACCGACTCAGCAGTCCTCGAATGTagtatacaaaataaaaatatcacgGACTGGAGTAATGTTCGTTTTTATTGGCAAGATAACAGGGATTTTGTGTTGTATTCCTATAATGAAGGAAAAAAGATGGCTGAGCATGTAAATGACTACTATAAACACAGAGTCACAGCCTTCCCTCAGGACATAATTAGAGGAAATATCAGCATCATACTCAAAAACCTGACTCTTGAAGATAACGGAAGGACTTTCTGGGCTTTTGCGGCAGTCTTGGACGGCAGCGTGATGAAGAGATACCACCTGGAACACACACAGATCTGCCAAGTAACTTTACAGATAGGTG TTCCTTACCAGAATCCCATGCTAGATGTTAATATGGAAACAATGACTGCAGTGTGCACTACCCAAGGAGGATTTCCTGCCCCTGAGATACAATGGGTCCTCCTCAATAACAGCTCTCATCAATCAGTAGAGTCGAGGAACATCCAGACTACAACGATGCAGAATTATCACGATCGCCTTTACAGCTTCCACAGCACTCTACCAATCCCTGCAGGTCCTCACAAGGCTGTGAGCTGTCATATCCACAACCCGACTTTGAACAGGACAATGACGGCCACCCATACCTTAAACAAAG GTGCTGGAGTGACGAGCTCCCCTGAATGTCTGATATCTGCTGCTGTGTTTCTTCTAACAGCTCTACACTGGCTGTGA